CCGCACTTATGTTCCAAATTGATGCAGGCAGCACGAAACCTTCCTCTTCATTGCCGTAAGAATAAGCTTTTACCTGTTTCGTCGGTGACACCACCCGTTTAAAGTCAAATTTCAATTCTATTCTTTTCGGAATGAAATATCTGGTTTCCATTTCCCTGAAGCTGTTTTTATTGATAAATTCAAGGACGATGCCTTTACCGGAAAATATCAGTGTACCCTGGGCGCACCGCAAAAAGCCGCTTGCTCTTAATGAAAGAACAAACGGCTTCAATCTCTATATATTCTCCTATGTTATAATTGTCCCAGACGATACAGGGCCAGTGCATAGATCTTTGCATTGGCTATTAAGTCTTCCACGCTCATCCACTCATTGGGATTATGGCTGATGCCTTTCTGGCCCGGGAAACTTGGACCAAAGGGAACAATTCCCGGCATGGCCTTGGCATAAGTGCCGCCAGTGGTGGTCACAGGGGCACCATCCAGCCCTGTGACCAGTTCATAGCTCTCCTGCATGGCCTTAACCATGGGTGTGTCCTTTGGAAATACCACCGGATCAAAATTCTGCATAAGCCCTGCAGTAAGCCCCTCTGCCCCGGCCTTACTGCAGATGCGCTTCATGATTTTATCGATAGTGACGCCTCCCGGATAGCTTAACGTCACATCAAAGGCCGCCTGCCTTTTTCCACAGAGACTGTCCGGATCCACACTCAGCTTATATCCACGCATCTCCATCATCCCGTATTCCTCGTGGCTAAAATCAATCTCCAGCCGGTCGCCTGTATTCCTGGCTCCGATAAAATATTTATTTACAAAGTCAAAAAATATCTCCAACTGGTCGATACTGCCTGTGATCCGCACCACAGCCCTGCCCCGTTCGCTGTACACCACCGGATACTTGCAGTCCGGTGTGAAACCATAGAGAGGCGGTCTCTCCTTTGAAAGATAATACTTCAGATCCTCAAATCCTGATTCTTCATCACATCCAAAGATAATTCGTACCGGATTCTTAAGGCTAAGTCCGGCCTCCTTAATGGCTGCCAGGCCATAGAGACATGCCATGACTGGCCCTTTGTTGTCCAGCACTCCCCTGCTGTAGATGATTCCGTTCTCCATATAGCCGCTGAAAGGCTGCTGCCTCCAGCCTTCTCCTGCCGGAACTACATCCACATGACCGATGGCACAGACATAGCCCTCTTCTTTGCCATACTGGGCATATCCGATATAATTATCCAGGTTCACGGTGTCAAATCCCAGTTGCCTGCTGATACCCAGGGCATATTCCAGTGCATTCTTTACTCCAGTGCCAAAGGGAGCACCTTCGCAGGCCTCCCTTTCCACACTGTCAATGCGCACCAGCTCCAGGACACTGTTTATAAACTGGTCCTTTAACCGGTCCACACAGTCCAGTATCTTCTTATCTGATTCATTTTCGATCTGTCTATATCCCATATTCTATTCCTCTATGGGCGCCATGCGCGTCTTCATGTAATTTTCCATCCATTCTTCAGATGCTTTCTCGTAAGTGCAGCGGCCGTCCTCCCTGCGGGTCACCAGGTAAACCGTGGGGTCCTGCTCCTCAGTAACCACTGCGAAAGAGAACCCTTCTATATTTGTGGCAGCCCCCCACTCTCCCTTAGGGTTCATGGCAATGAGGGATATGTCACCGGCTTCGCCCCGACGTTCCCGAAGCTCCCCATCAAGCCGGTTCACCGCTGCCTCACAGGCTTCCTGAGGATGTATCCCCTCTCCCATAAGGCGGACGATCTCATAAGAAATACAGCCTTTCATCAGGTCCTCTCCCAGGCCGGTGGCGCTGGCAGCCCCTTTTTTGCTGTCAGCGTAAAAGCCGGAACCGGATATAGGGGAATCACCTACTCTGCCCTTTTTCTTCATGAACAGGCCGCTGGTTGAAGTAGCTGCCGTCATCTTGCCCTTTCCATCCAGACAGGCCATGCCCACGGTATCATGACCGGAATAGGGCTTAAGCTCCTTAGAGGCCGCCTGGGCGGCCATCTCCTTTACCCGCTTCCTGTAATGTGCCTTAGCCCGGTCTGTCAGCATGTTCTTGCGTTCAAAGCCTTCCTTGTGGGCAAATTTCTCAGCGCCCTCAGCCACCAGCATGCTATTGACTTTCTCCGCACTCAGACGCCTGGCAATAGACACCGGATTGGCAAAGTCCCTGATGGCAGCCACAGCTCCTATATCCAGAGTATTGCCGTCCATATAGGCCGCGTCCATTTCCACTTCCATTTCCTCATTAGGCAGTCCGCCATAGCCCACGGATTTATAATAAGGGAAGTCCTCCACCTGTCGGATGGCTGCCTCGATGGCATCCCCTGCGTCTCCGCTTTCCTTAAGCATCTCAGCTCCCTTTGTAATCCCTTCTACGGCCATACGCCATGTTGCTATCATTCCCCACATTGCAAAGGCCTCCTTTTATTTAAAACAGAATTCATGGATCAGCTCGGAAGTGTCCGCATCGTCAGCCAGCGCTCTGGCCAGGGCACACATGTTCTTAAGGGCGTCATTAAGGCCCAGACCACCCTTTTTCGGCGTTTCCACAATCGCTACTTTATCCTTATAGGCCGCAATGGTATCTGCATTCTCCACAGACATGGCTGCAAATGCCTTGGCCCCGGTGGTGGCGTTGATATCACAAGCCACTTTGGCGCACATCTGCGCGTAATCCGCGTAATTAAAGGCTGGCCCGCACATTACCACATCCGGTTGTAACTTGTTCATCATGGCACAAAGCTTGCGGCTGACCTCCTCGGGATCAGCGAGGTATGTGCCGTTTCCGCAGCACAGGCAGGCCATTACGTGTCCATCCACCTGCTTTAAGAAAGGTTCCATCATGATTGCCGGTCCGATGGGCTCCTTTTTCCCTGTAAGGGGAACCATGGTGTCATCCTTGGTTCCAAGTCCTGATTGAATCTGATCGTATATCATAATAAGCTTCATCACTGTTTACCTCATTTTATAAGTCATCAAAGGAAAGGTCGTTAAGATCAATATCGTCGTCATCGGATTTCTCAACCGTCCTGGACTCCTCTTCCAGGTACTGTTTATCCATCATCTTGATGAACGGCATATAGATGAATACGCCCAGTACAAGAAGAAGCATTTGAAGAACAGCTCCCTGCCAGCCGGTTGCCAGGAACCCGGAAAGGATAACAGGCATGGTCCATGGAATTGCTACACCGGAGCACAGCGGAACCAGGCCGATGCTCATACAGAAGTAGGAAATCACAATGTTGATGGTTGGCACCAGCATGAAGGGAATAAGCATCATTGGGTTCAGCAAAATGGGCAGGCCAAACACGATGGGCTCATTGATACCGAACAAACCAGGAATAAATGCCAGCTTTCCTAACTCCTTGATACGCTTGGAACGGCAGAAAAAGAGCATTGCTATTAACAGGGACAGGGTGGAGCCGCATCCGCCGAAGGTGGCGAACAGATCCTGGAACTGCTGGGATATAATATTGGGCAGCGGCTGGCCTGCCTGGAATGCAGCCAGGTTTTCGGCAGACAAAGTCTGAAGAATGGGATTGAACACCGCACCCACCACGGAACCGCCGTTTACTCCAAAGAACCAGAAGATATGGAGAAAGATATAAGCGATTACCATAGCCGGAAGGGTATTGCCCAGCTTAAGAAGCGGAGTCTGCAGGATGGTGAATATAAAGTTGAAGGCGTTCTCATATGGTGTCATGGCAAAGACAATGTTCAGAATAAAGAACACCAGCACGGAAATTCCAGCAGGAATCAGGGCTGAGAAAGACTTTGCAACCGTTGGAGGAACACCGTCGGGCATCTTGATGATCCAGCCCTTTTTATTGACCCACGCATAGATATGCACGGATAAGAAAGCCACAAGGATTCCTACAAAGATACCCCTGGAACCGACCCAGCCCAGCGGAATGCCGGACACGGCAGTATCATTTACCAGGATCTCATAAGGCATGATTAAGAACCAGCATACCAGTGATACGGCAGCTCCGAACAGCTTATCTACCTTCATCTGCTCTGAAAAGGAATAGCCGATTCCAATCACTGCCAGCACTGCCATGATTGAGAAAGTGGCGTCAGTGGGCTTGGAGAAATAGGAGTCCCAGTGTTCCCCGAAGAACCTTGCCCAGAAATCAGTCCACCCCGGAATCGGGAAGTTGGCAATGAGCAGGAAAAAGGAACCCACGATTAACAGCGGCATGGACAGCAGGAAGCCGTCACGAATTGCAATGAGATACTTGTTCTTTCCAATTTTCTCTGCCAAAGGCATGAGCATTGACTCTAATTTACTTAACATATTGTTGTTCCCCCGTTTTAATTTATTTTTGCTATTAATAGAAGTTCTGTTTTTGCCTTATTTGGCTGCTTTCAAAAGCTTGATCGCAGATTTAAGGACCTTCTCACCATTCATCATACCGTAATCAGTCTGGTCAATGACCTGAATCGGGATGCCTTTACTTCCGAACTTTTCCACAATCTCACCGTAACGGTATTTGACCTGGGGCCCTAAAAGTATCACATCCGGATGCTTCTCATCGATGATCTGGCCGATCTTTCCATCAGGGAAAGCTTCCACTTCAATGGGAAGGTTATGCTCGTTGGCTACCGTCTGCATCTTGCTTGCCAGCATGCTGGTTGACATTCCTGCGCTGCAAAATAAATACACTCGCTTCATTGTAAAATCCTCCTTGCTATTTGCATTTTTTTATTTCCATTATTTACTGCTCAACTTCTCCTCCAGCTTAACTATTCTCTCATAGCTGGCGATCATCTCCTCTGCAATGATCTTGAATGCTTCCGCGCTCATAAGCTGGTCTTCCGCATGAATCAGAATCAGGGAACCGCCCACCATCTCACCCTGAGCTTCTTTCTGAATTAGTTCAAAGTGGGCCTCATGTCCTGTGAGGAACATTTCCTGACCGGCTTTCATACATTCCCCGGCACCGTCAAAATCCCCATGCTTTGCTTTCTGGATCGCCTCAATGTAGCTGGACCGTGCACCGCCTACATTGGATATGATTTTAAAACAAATCGTCTCTAAGCCCTCTAACATATTACTGCCTCCTGTATGTGTTAATGAAAACAAGATGCAGCAAAACCGTTCTGTTTGCTGCATCTTAAATTAAGCTGCCTTAATTAATTATAATTATAAGGCACTTATTCAATTTTTTCCTTAAAGGTATTTCCTAGCTCTTAGGAAATTCACTCCATGATCCGGTCGATAAATTCATCATATTCGCAGGGAGCCGCCAATTTTGCCAGCTCCTCAGGCTGATTCACTATGTTGGATATCCAGTCAAAGAAGATTTTAATCATCCTGGCATCTCCTTTATTGATAGCGAACAGCATTACCAGCCGTACCTCAAAGACGCCCCATTTCACAGGATTTTTAAGCTGGGCCACCGCAATGGTGGAATTCCTGGCAAAGGCCCCAAAGGCATGGGGAATAGCAAATGTATTCACAAAGGAGGTTGGGGACATCTGCTCTCTCTTTAATACCACATCTGTAAATTCCGGGTCCACAACGCCCGCCTTTATGAGACTTAAGCACAGCAGGGTGATAATTTCCTCCGGACTGGTACAGTTCACCTCAGTATGGTAGTGCTCCCGGGGGATTAAGTTGCCGATATGGGAGGAAAACTCCAGCCGGAATCCTTTCTTATCCAGCCGGTTGATGGCCTGGAGAATCCTGGACTCTGTTTCAGAATCCACAAATAAGTTAATGGGGACTGTTTCCACATTAAGCCCGTGCTCCAGGGGAAATGTACTGAGCAGCAGGTCCGGATCCAGGGAAGATACTGCCTCCTCTTCAAAATAACCAAAGACCTTTACCACTTCCATCCTCTCACGAAACATATCGGAGATTTTCTTCACACACATATCGGAAAAGGACTGGTTGTGAGGCAGGATCATTACGGCACAGTACTTCCTTTCCGCTTTCATGCGCTCACTGGCAGCTCCCAGATGAAGGGCGATATAACAGCTCTCCGCATCGGATATAGGAGTCTTAAGCCTTTCTTCCAGAAATTGCAGCACGTAGATGCCCATCTCAAAGACCAGAGGGTATTTGCGCTTGATCTCTTCCACAAATATATCCTCCATCCGAACCTGGTTCCTGACGCGCTCGACCAGTCCGTGGATATGCATCTTAAGACCGGCGATAAGGTCCCCATCCTGTCGGAAATCCAGCCCGAACAGAGTGTATATCTGCTCCAGGGCCTCACCTACCAGCTTTCTGGTACTCAGCCACCTGCCGGCGAAATTCACGTAATCATCAGTATAATTGGAAGACTTTCTCCCCATGACCACCAGGGCGAACATACTGACTTCGCCGTCCTGGATCTTTATGTGCAGGCGTTTGGAAATTCGGTCATAGAAGTCCCGTGAAATCTGGTACTCAATGGTATCCTCAAGTTCCGGCATCTCCTCATCCATGCTGATGTAGTTGGCGCAGTTCATCCTCTCAATGCTGGTACCGGCGTGCAGGATAAGCATGGGAAACATGGATTCATGAATGGAATAATCGTATTCCTTCAGCACAGCCACGAATATGTCCTTTACTTCGATCAAATTAAAGCTTTTGTACAAATTAGCCAGCAGGTTTAAGTTGAGAAAATTCTCCTGCACTTCGGCCATCAGAAGATCCTTGTAAAACCGCCGTTTTCCAGCCTCATCCCCCT
The nucleotide sequence above comes from Lacrimispora sp. BS-2. Encoded proteins:
- a CDS encoding PTS lactose/cellobiose transporter subunit IIA codes for the protein MLEGLETICFKIISNVGGARSSYIEAIQKAKHGDFDGAGECMKAGQEMFLTGHEAHFELIQKEAQGEMVGGSLILIHAEDQLMSAEAFKIIAEEMIASYERIVKLEEKLSSK
- the celB gene encoding PTS cellobiose transporter subunit IIC gives rise to the protein MLSKLESMLMPLAEKIGKNKYLIAIRDGFLLSMPLLIVGSFFLLIANFPIPGWTDFWARFFGEHWDSYFSKPTDATFSIMAVLAVIGIGYSFSEQMKVDKLFGAAVSLVCWFLIMPYEILVNDTAVSGIPLGWVGSRGIFVGILVAFLSVHIYAWVNKKGWIIKMPDGVPPTVAKSFSALIPAGISVLVFFILNIVFAMTPYENAFNFIFTILQTPLLKLGNTLPAMVIAYIFLHIFWFFGVNGGSVVGAVFNPILQTLSAENLAAFQAGQPLPNIISQQFQDLFATFGGCGSTLSLLIAMLFFCRSKRIKELGKLAFIPGLFGINEPIVFGLPILLNPMMLIPFMLVPTINIVISYFCMSIGLVPLCSGVAIPWTMPVILSGFLATGWQGAVLQMLLLVLGVFIYMPFIKMMDKQYLEEESRTVEKSDDDDIDLNDLSFDDL
- a CDS encoding Sapep family Mn(2+)-dependent dipeptidase, producing the protein MGYRQIENESDKKILDCVDRLKDQFINSVLELVRIDSVEREACEGAPFGTGVKNALEYALGISRQLGFDTVNLDNYIGYAQYGKEEGYVCAIGHVDVVPAGEGWRQQPFSGYMENGIIYSRGVLDNKGPVMACLYGLAAIKEAGLSLKNPVRIIFGCDEESGFEDLKYYLSKERPPLYGFTPDCKYPVVYSERGRAVVRITGSIDQLEIFFDFVNKYFIGARNTGDRLEIDFSHEEYGMMEMRGYKLSVDPDSLCGKRQAAFDVTLSYPGGVTIDKIMKRICSKAGAEGLTAGLMQNFDPVVFPKDTPMVKAMQESYELVTGLDGAPVTTTGGTYAKAMPGIVPFGPSFPGQKGISHNPNEWMSVEDLIANAKIYALALYRLGQL
- a CDS encoding GrdB-related putative oxidoreductase — protein: MKLIMIYDQIQSGLGTKDDTMVPLTGKKEPIGPAIMMEPFLKQVDGHVMACLCCGNGTYLADPEEVSRKLCAMMNKLQPDVVMCGPAFNYADYAQMCAKVACDINATTGAKAFAAMSVENADTIAAYKDKVAIVETPKKGGLGLNDALKNMCALARALADDADTSELIHEFCFK
- a CDS encoding PRD domain-containing protein gives rise to the protein MQNERQEQLLTILSERRDWITSRRLAVLLQVSDRTIRSDVESINRQMIPPPIESNVRKGYRICEKARISPLPLKESRGGDIPQTPGARCAYIIQKLLFEVKELNLTLLQSQIYVSGASIDNDLKRIRKMLEPYPGLKLVRNRECISLKGDEAGKRRFYKDLLMAEVQENFLNLNLLANLYKSFNLIEVKDIFVAVLKEYDYSIHESMFPMLILHAGTSIERMNCANYISMDEEMPELEDTIEYQISRDFYDRISKRLHIKIQDGEVSMFALVVMGRKSSNYTDDYVNFAGRWLSTRKLVGEALEQIYTLFGLDFRQDGDLIAGLKMHIHGLVERVRNQVRMEDIFVEEIKRKYPLVFEMGIYVLQFLEERLKTPISDAESCYIALHLGAASERMKAERKYCAVMILPHNQSFSDMCVKKISDMFRERMEVVKVFGYFEEEAVSSLDPDLLLSTFPLEHGLNVETVPINLFVDSETESRILQAINRLDKKGFRLEFSSHIGNLIPREHYHTEVNCTSPEEIITLLCLSLIKAGVVDPEFTDVVLKREQMSPTSFVNTFAIPHAFGAFARNSTIAVAQLKNPVKWGVFEVRLVMLFAINKGDARMIKIFFDWISNIVNQPEELAKLAAPCEYDEFIDRIME
- a CDS encoding N(4)-(beta-N-acetylglucosaminyl)-L-asparaginase produces the protein MWGMIATWRMAVEGITKGAEMLKESGDAGDAIEAAIRQVEDFPYYKSVGYGGLPNEEMEVEMDAAYMDGNTLDIGAVAAIRDFANPVSIARRLSAEKVNSMLVAEGAEKFAHKEGFERKNMLTDRAKAHYRKRVKEMAAQAASKELKPYSGHDTVGMACLDGKGKMTAATSTSGLFMKKKGRVGDSPISGSGFYADSKKGAASATGLGEDLMKGCISYEIVRLMGEGIHPQEACEAAVNRLDGELRERRGEAGDISLIAMNPKGEWGAATNIEGFSFAVVTEEQDPTVYLVTRREDGRCTYEKASEEWMENYMKTRMAPIEE
- a CDS encoding PTS sugar transporter subunit IIB: MKRVYLFCSAGMSTSMLASKMQTVANEHNLPIEVEAFPDGKIGQIIDEKHPDVILLGPQVKYRYGEIVEKFGSKGIPIQVIDQTDYGMMNGEKVLKSAIKLLKAAK